In Streptomyces nojiriensis, one genomic interval encodes:
- a CDS encoding protein kinase domain-containing protein produces MWLHARIVAGAAGGSRRTALPPTQGFKIHVSSAPAHAERLFDLVVPVCVESGVEFKAAADPVMLGVINSKTQERGFSGKFMTVYPPDEDVFVTLIETLHRRTAGEAVEGPYVLSDRRYRDSKVLFYRYGGFRPPRRLNIDGTQSTFLVSPDGTYVADERLPYFRLPPWVRDPFAEEPAEAAPQDTTEEPAEDPAARPAGEPAATLLNGRYRIEGALAFSNAGGVYHGTDDATRGPVVVKEARRLTNCWTSGDRTVDSVDMLRHEYDVLRRLEGLEFVPRPVDLFREWEHTFLVEERVDGIAFHDFWAQDDVILAPYIRREGRVERFVPRFREVAGRVIRMIEQVHARGVVLGDLSPNNILIDSETLRMWFIDFESAVHGDDEAALLAYGTRWGTPGFLHPDRASRDRLLPCDDWYAAAMLLYSSVVPATAFFALNPLAQDLFLDELVALGMPARVRSVVSCLTAGRVEEAKSVLAGWEDA; encoded by the coding sequence GTGTGGCTGCACGCCCGGATCGTGGCGGGTGCGGCGGGCGGCTCCCGGCGGACGGCCCTGCCGCCCACCCAGGGCTTCAAGATCCACGTCTCCTCCGCCCCCGCGCACGCCGAGCGGCTGTTCGACCTCGTCGTCCCCGTGTGCGTGGAGAGCGGCGTCGAATTCAAGGCCGCCGCCGACCCGGTGATGTTGGGCGTGATCAACTCGAAGACCCAGGAGCGCGGCTTCTCCGGCAAGTTCATGACGGTCTATCCGCCCGACGAGGACGTCTTCGTCACGCTGATCGAGACCCTGCACCGGCGAACGGCCGGCGAGGCGGTCGAGGGCCCGTACGTCCTGTCGGACCGCCGCTACCGGGACAGCAAGGTCCTCTTCTACCGGTACGGGGGCTTCCGGCCACCGCGGCGGCTCAACATCGACGGCACCCAGAGCACCTTCCTGGTCTCCCCCGACGGCACCTACGTGGCCGACGAGCGGCTGCCGTACTTCCGGCTGCCCCCTTGGGTCCGCGACCCCTTCGCCGAGGAACCGGCGGAGGCCGCACCGCAGGACACGACGGAGGAACCGGCCGAGGATCCCGCGGCACGCCCCGCCGGGGAACCTGCCGCCACCCTCCTCAACGGCCGCTACCGCATCGAGGGCGCCCTGGCGTTCTCCAACGCCGGCGGTGTCTACCACGGCACGGACGACGCCACCCGGGGGCCCGTCGTCGTGAAGGAGGCCCGGCGCCTCACCAACTGCTGGACGTCCGGAGACCGCACGGTCGACTCGGTCGACATGCTGCGCCACGAGTACGACGTACTGCGCCGGCTGGAAGGCCTCGAATTCGTTCCGCGGCCCGTCGACCTGTTCCGGGAGTGGGAGCACACCTTCCTGGTCGAGGAGCGCGTGGACGGCATCGCGTTCCACGACTTCTGGGCACAGGACGACGTGATCCTCGCGCCGTACATCCGCCGGGAGGGGCGGGTGGAACGGTTCGTCCCCCGCTTCCGCGAGGTCGCCGGCCGCGTGATCCGCATGATCGAGCAGGTGCACGCGCGCGGGGTGGTCCTCGGCGACCTGTCGCCGAACAACATCCTGATCGACAGCGAGACGCTCCGGATGTGGTTCATCGACTTCGAGAGCGCGGTCCACGGGGACGACGAGGCGGCGCTGCTGGCCTACGGGACGCGCTGGGGCACCCCCGGGTTCCTCCACCCGGACCGCGCCTCCCGGGACAGGCTGCTTCCCTGTGACGACTGGTACGCCGCCGCCATGCTCCTCTACAGCAGCGTCGTGCCCGCCACCGCGTTCTTCGCCCTCAACCCCCTCGCGCAGGACCTCTTCCTCGACGAGCTCGTCGCCCTGGGCATGCCCGCCCGGGTGAGGTCCGTCGTGTCGTGCCTGACCGCAGGCCGGGTGGAAGAGGCGAAATCCGTGCTCGCCGGCTGGGAGGACGCGTGA
- a CDS encoding lanthionine synthetase C family protein has translation MRPLTSDTLASEGGAPAHPDAEVRRTLGGIADTLLRTYDVRRTDRLWPADYMVFTTNPLSVAYGACGPALLLRSRASAHEPAAALPAEVASWMLGQRLGTDTYPPGLYVGLAGIAWAFHDLGWEDRGEEVMAMLQASPLLYDEPGMFLGVAGWGLASLRFHTRTGKQVHLDRAVQAGEHLLRTARQEGGTCSWRSSHDDSLHYGYGHGASGIALFLLHLHLLTGDARFRSYAVRALEFDLARATESGLGLQWQRVQDDPVVYPYWIHGGAGVGSVLIRFHALLGIERYGELARRVADDTFVKYSYAPGLFEGLAGIGEFMLDMYSFTGEREYRDRARDIAGTLLWFRVEDEDGIAFPGRWLNRVAHDYATGSAGIGLFLSRLLSPGERPFVDL, from the coding sequence ATGCGGCCCTTGACGAGCGACACCCTCGCGTCCGAAGGGGGCGCCCCGGCCCACCCGGACGCGGAGGTGCGGCGCACCCTCGGCGGTATCGCCGACACCCTGCTCCGCACCTACGACGTGCGGCGCACCGACCGCCTCTGGCCGGCCGACTACATGGTGTTCACGACGAACCCGCTCAGCGTGGCCTACGGCGCCTGCGGGCCGGCCCTGTTGCTCCGTTCCCGGGCGAGCGCCCACGAGCCCGCCGCCGCCCTGCCCGCCGAGGTGGCCTCCTGGATGCTGGGACAGCGCCTCGGCACGGACACCTATCCGCCCGGGCTGTACGTCGGGCTGGCCGGCATCGCCTGGGCCTTCCACGATCTCGGCTGGGAGGACCGGGGCGAGGAGGTGATGGCGATGCTCCAGGCGTCGCCGCTGCTGTACGACGAACCGGGCATGTTCCTCGGAGTCGCCGGGTGGGGACTGGCCTCCCTGCGCTTCCACACGAGGACCGGGAAGCAGGTCCACCTCGACCGCGCCGTGCAGGCGGGGGAACACCTGCTCAGGACCGCCCGTCAGGAGGGCGGCACCTGCTCCTGGCGGTCCTCCCACGACGACAGCCTCCACTACGGGTACGGCCACGGGGCGAGCGGTATCGCCCTCTTCCTCCTCCACCTGCACCTGCTGACCGGCGACGCCCGCTTCCGGTCGTACGCCGTGCGCGCCCTGGAGTTCGATCTGGCCCGTGCGACCGAGAGCGGTCTCGGCCTGCAGTGGCAGCGGGTCCAGGACGACCCCGTCGTGTACCCGTACTGGATCCACGGCGGCGCCGGCGTCGGCAGCGTGCTGATCCGGTTCCACGCCCTGCTCGGCATCGAGCGGTACGGCGAACTCGCCCGCCGGGTGGCGGACGACACCTTCGTCAAGTACTCCTACGCCCCCGGCCTCTTCGAGGGCCTGGCCGGAATCGGCGAGTTCATGCTGGACATGTACTCCTTCACCGGCGAGCGGGAGTACCGGGACAGGGCCCGCGACATCGCCGGAACCCTCCTGTGGTTCAGGGTCGAGGACGAGGACGGCATCGCCTTCCCCGGCCGCTGGCTCAACCGGGTCGCCCACGACTACGCGACCGGCTCGGCGGGCATCGGCCTGTTCCTCTCCCGGCTCCTGTCCCCGGGCGAGCGCCCCTTCGTCGACCTCTGA
- a CDS encoding DUF6745 domain-containing protein, giving the protein MRDIDVWRGAAAATGPADRAAAEAGVRLAYRAAGLVEPERIVWADSPREAVRLLGGDDGPYGPAARGRGVRETVRSAPWAAERDRVQRRLGPQGWGRHWSATGGRLWENTERLAERIRIGLVDELTAGAAAPAAEERSLRLLLLDAVLGQHDAAWLCAFDTGEGAPLHGLGVLARSAGWWWPYERLAVLCERPVELHRDEAGRLDRGDGPALAFPDGFALHAWRGMPVPAEFLAGLATLTPERIREEENAELRRVMLEFYGYDRYLRESGADPVHRDETGILWRIPMPDDEAVVMVEVVNSTPEPDGTSRTYWLRVPPTTRTARQGVAWTFGLGPEAYAPLRET; this is encoded by the coding sequence GTGAGGGACATCGACGTGTGGCGGGGGGCCGCGGCGGCCACCGGGCCGGCCGATCGGGCGGCCGCGGAGGCCGGTGTGCGGCTCGCGTACCGGGCCGCGGGCCTGGTGGAGCCGGAGCGGATCGTCTGGGCGGACTCGCCCCGGGAGGCGGTGCGCCTGCTCGGCGGGGACGACGGGCCGTACGGGCCGGCCGCGCGCGGGCGCGGCGTACGGGAGACGGTGCGCAGCGCGCCGTGGGCGGCCGAGCGGGACCGGGTGCAGCGACGGCTCGGCCCGCAGGGCTGGGGACGGCACTGGAGCGCGACGGGCGGCCGCCTGTGGGAGAACACGGAACGCCTGGCGGAGCGGATCCGCATCGGTCTCGTCGACGAGTTGACGGCCGGGGCCGCCGCCCCTGCGGCCGAGGAGCGGTCGCTGCGCCTGCTGCTCCTGGACGCGGTGCTCGGGCAGCACGACGCGGCCTGGCTGTGTGCCTTCGACACGGGGGAGGGCGCGCCCCTGCACGGACTGGGTGTCCTGGCCCGCTCGGCCGGCTGGTGGTGGCCCTACGAACGGCTGGCCGTGCTGTGCGAGCGCCCGGTGGAGCTGCACCGCGACGAGGCGGGCAGGCTGGACCGCGGGGACGGTCCGGCGCTGGCGTTCCCCGACGGGTTCGCGCTCCACGCGTGGCGGGGCATGCCCGTCCCGGCCGAGTTCCTGGCGGGACTGGCCACCCTGACGCCGGAGCGGATCCGGGAAGAGGAGAACGCCGAACTCCGGCGGGTGATGCTGGAGTTCTACGGGTACGACCGCTATCTGCGGGAGTCGGGGGCCGACCCCGTGCACCGGGACGAGACGGGGATCCTGTGGCGCATACCCATGCCGGACGACGAGGCCGTCGTGATGGTGGAGGTCGTCAACTCGACGCCGGAGCCCGACGGCACCAGCCGCACCTACTGGCTGCGGGTACCGCCGACGACGCGGACGGCCCGTCAGGGCGTGGCCTGGACGTTCGGCCTCGGACCCGAGGCGTACGCACCGCTCCGGGAGACGTGA
- a CDS encoding STM4015 family protein, with amino-acid sequence MSYPRHLKESCGLPVFDFPSPGDTDTTPLPAADAVAWRISCDSYDSEESWTEAFARFAAAVDTTLVRAIVVGSWEEAYESGPEEIIGALLDARPRLPALRGLFLGDMESEQCEISWINQSDVGPLLDGFPELEEFGVRGGSGLVFPAVTHHTLRSLTVETGGMPAEAVRGVAASDLPALVHLDLWLGTSEYGGDAAITDLAPILDGDRLPRLRHLGLRNSDIQDEIATAVASAPVVARLETFDLSMGVLTDQGGAALLSGQPLTHLKKLDLHHNYLGGPLRERLQEVLGGAGVTLDLDRGHAEEDEDDGRVWRYVAVGE; translated from the coding sequence ATGAGTTACCCCAGACACCTGAAGGAATCGTGCGGGCTGCCCGTCTTCGATTTCCCGAGCCCGGGGGACACGGACACGACCCCCCTGCCCGCGGCGGACGCCGTCGCGTGGCGGATCTCCTGCGACAGCTACGACAGCGAGGAGAGCTGGACCGAGGCGTTCGCCCGGTTCGCCGCCGCGGTCGACACCACGCTGGTCCGCGCGATCGTGGTCGGCTCCTGGGAGGAGGCCTACGAGAGCGGGCCCGAGGAGATCATCGGCGCCCTCCTCGACGCACGCCCCCGCCTGCCCGCCCTGCGGGGCCTGTTCCTCGGGGACATGGAGTCCGAGCAGTGCGAGATCTCCTGGATCAACCAGAGCGACGTCGGCCCGCTCCTCGACGGCTTCCCGGAGCTGGAGGAGTTCGGCGTGCGCGGCGGCTCCGGGCTGGTCTTCCCCGCCGTCACGCACCACACGTTGCGCTCCCTGACCGTCGAGACCGGCGGCATGCCCGCCGAGGCCGTCCGCGGCGTCGCCGCCAGTGACCTGCCCGCCCTGGTCCACCTCGACCTGTGGCTCGGCACGAGCGAGTACGGCGGGGATGCGGCGATCACCGACCTGGCGCCGATCCTCGACGGCGACCGGCTGCCGCGCCTGCGTCACCTGGGCCTGCGCAACAGCGACATCCAGGACGAGATCGCCACCGCCGTCGCGTCCGCTCCCGTCGTCGCCCGCCTGGAGACCTTCGACCTGTCGATGGGCGTCCTCACCGACCAGGGCGGCGCCGCGCTGCTCTCCGGCCAGCCCCTGACGCACCTCAAGAAGCTGGACCTGCACCACAACTACCTCGGCGGGCCGCTGCGCGAGCGCCTGCAGGAGGTCCTGGGCGGCGCCGGCGTCACCCTGGACCTGGACCGCGGCCATGCCGAGGAGGACGAGGACGACGGCCGGGTCTGGCGCTACGTCGCCGTCGGCGAGTAG
- a CDS encoding STM4014 family protein, whose amino-acid sequence MTDHAPPPRWAVVGNPENRRVALFSGAVRDAGLPAPRIVPWTDVLRGGGAAFAADEIVRIESPGENAEVDRLLRGAGDPTRVEGGARWYAAFTAAVRTLTGGRRLDDPDELAVLFDKRLCHEALAHAGVPVPRSPTSGGKAPVRGWDDVRALMAAHGMPRVFLKPAHGSSASGVVAVETAGGGRIRATTSVESAQGGRLHNSLRVRRLTREPEVAALVDALAPDGLHLERWWPKASLGDGSADLRVVVVAGRATHAVVRTSRTPMTNLHLGGRRGDLAAAVRAAGPAWAEALRTCERAAACFPGTLCVGVDLLPAVGWRRFAVAEVNAFGDLLPGLTGLPGSGAEGQDTYAAQVAAAIRRHVQHHPTRNHRAPA is encoded by the coding sequence ATGACGGACCACGCACCACCGCCGCGCTGGGCGGTCGTCGGCAACCCGGAGAACCGGCGCGTCGCCCTGTTCTCCGGGGCGGTGCGCGATGCCGGGCTGCCCGCTCCGCGCATCGTGCCCTGGACGGACGTCCTGCGCGGGGGCGGCGCCGCCTTCGCCGCCGACGAGATCGTACGGATCGAGTCGCCCGGGGAGAACGCCGAGGTCGACCGGCTCCTGCGCGGCGCCGGTGACCCCACCCGGGTGGAGGGCGGGGCCCGCTGGTACGCCGCCTTCACGGCGGCCGTCCGGACGCTGACCGGCGGCCGGCGCCTCGACGACCCGGACGAGCTGGCCGTCCTCTTCGACAAGCGGCTCTGCCACGAGGCCCTCGCCCACGCCGGGGTCCCCGTTCCGCGGTCGCCGACCTCCGGCGGCAAGGCTCCGGTGCGCGGCTGGGACGACGTACGGGCCCTCATGGCCGCGCACGGCATGCCGCGGGTGTTCCTGAAGCCGGCCCACGGCTCCTCGGCTTCCGGTGTCGTCGCCGTCGAGACGGCCGGCGGGGGCCGGATCCGGGCGACCACCTCCGTGGAGAGCGCGCAGGGCGGCCGGCTGCACAACTCGCTGCGGGTACGGCGCCTCACGCGCGAGCCGGAGGTCGCCGCGCTGGTCGACGCCCTCGCCCCCGACGGACTCCACCTCGAACGGTGGTGGCCCAAGGCCTCCCTCGGGGACGGGTCGGCCGACCTGCGCGTGGTCGTGGTGGCCGGCCGGGCCACCCACGCCGTGGTCCGCACCAGCCGGACCCCCATGACCAACCTCCATCTCGGCGGGCGGCGCGGCGACCTCGCCGCCGCCGTCCGGGCCGCGGGCCCCGCCTGGGCCGAGGCCCTGCGGACCTGCGAGCGGGCCGCGGCCTGCTTCCCGGGCACCCTGTGCGTCGGTGTCGACCTGCTGCCCGCCGTCGGCTGGCGCCGGTTCGCCGTCGCCGAGGTCAACGCCTTCGGCGACCTCCTGCCGGGCCTGACCGGACTGCCCGGCAGCGGCGCCGAGGGCCAGGACACCTATGCCGCGCAAGTGGCCGCCGCCATCCGAAGACACGTACAGCACCACCCCACGAGGAACCACCGTGCACCCGCCTGA
- a CDS encoding STM4013/SEN3800 family hydrolase, protein MNEVVGRDDLLLLTLDTLRHDVAVELAAAGRIPNLARHLPGGVWEERHAPGSFTYASHQAMFAGFLPTPARPGPHPRLFAARFAGSESTAGRTYVFDTPDLVSGLAAAGYRTVCVGGVGFFNKQGALGDVLPGMFQESHWEPAFGVASPTSFEAQVERAEQVVAALPADQRLFLFVNASALHQPNWFHLAGATAEAGDTRATHAAALEYIDRHIGRLLTAMSSRRRCFAIVCSDHGTTYGDGGYTGHRLAHEAVWTVPYAHFFLEPSA, encoded by the coding sequence ATGAACGAGGTCGTCGGCCGCGACGACCTGCTCCTGCTCACCCTGGACACCCTGCGCCACGACGTCGCCGTCGAACTGGCCGCCGCCGGACGCATTCCGAACCTGGCCCGGCACCTGCCCGGGGGCGTCTGGGAGGAGCGGCACGCCCCCGGCAGCTTCACCTACGCCTCCCATCAGGCGATGTTCGCCGGCTTCCTGCCCACCCCCGCCCGGCCCGGCCCGCACCCCCGGCTGTTCGCCGCCCGCTTCGCGGGCAGCGAGAGCACCGCCGGCCGCACGTACGTCTTCGACACTCCCGACCTGGTGTCGGGCCTCGCCGCGGCCGGATACCGCACGGTGTGCGTCGGTGGCGTCGGCTTCTTCAACAAGCAGGGCGCGCTGGGCGACGTGCTCCCCGGCATGTTCCAGGAGAGCCACTGGGAACCGGCCTTCGGGGTCGCGTCACCGACCTCCTTCGAGGCACAGGTCGAGCGGGCCGAACAGGTCGTGGCCGCGCTCCCCGCCGACCAGAGGCTGTTCCTCTTCGTCAACGCCTCCGCGCTGCACCAGCCCAACTGGTTCCACCTCGCCGGCGCCACCGCCGAAGCGGGCGACACGCGCGCCACCCACGCCGCCGCCCTCGAATACATCGACCGGCACATCGGCCGGCTCCTGACCGCCATGAGCTCCCGCCGCCGCTGCTTCGCGATCGTCTGCTCCGACCACGGCACCACCTACGGCGACGGCGGCTACACCGGCCACCGCCTCGCCCACGAGGCCGTCTGGACCGTGCCGTACGCCCACTTCTTCCTGGAGCCGTCCGCATGA
- a CDS encoding STM4012 family radical SAM protein gives MSAPAPAPLAPTPPPGRPYSAYVYAYPHKTAYRPLPEPPALRDLWHGERKDALSLYLHIPFCEVRCGFCNLFTRIGAPDGLTGRYLDALERQATAVRDALGDDGPVSFANAAFGGGTPTFLTAPELERLCDIAEQRMGADLRAVPLSVETSPATATADRLAVLAERGATRVSIGVQSFVAEEARAAVRPQRRADVEAALGRIRDARVPVLNIDLIYGIDGQTPATWRTSLDAALAWRPEELYLYPLYVRPLTGLARRTALTDRAWDEQRLSLYRQGRDHLLAHGYEQVSMRMFRLAGTAPQGPDDHACQTDGMIGLGCGARSYTSALHYSFDYAVDMGEIRGIIDDYTATDDFTRAVHGRPTNGDEARRRHLLQSLLQAQGMPVADYRERFGADPHEDFPAELAAFAARGWLDQDGTGPLLRLTPEGLAHSDALGPELFSPAVRAAMAAYEAK, from the coding sequence ATGAGCGCCCCCGCACCCGCCCCGCTCGCGCCCACCCCGCCGCCGGGCCGCCCGTACAGCGCCTACGTGTACGCCTACCCCCACAAGACCGCCTACCGGCCGCTGCCCGAGCCGCCCGCCCTGCGGGACCTGTGGCACGGCGAACGCAAGGACGCCCTCTCCCTCTACCTCCACATACCCTTCTGCGAGGTCCGCTGCGGCTTCTGCAACCTGTTCACCCGCATCGGCGCCCCCGACGGGCTCACCGGCCGCTACCTCGACGCCCTGGAGCGCCAGGCCACCGCCGTCCGCGACGCCCTCGGCGACGACGGCCCGGTCTCCTTCGCCAACGCCGCCTTCGGCGGCGGGACGCCCACCTTCCTGACGGCCCCCGAACTGGAACGGCTCTGCGACATCGCCGAGCAGCGGATGGGAGCCGACCTGCGCGCCGTCCCGCTGTCCGTGGAGACGTCCCCCGCCACCGCCACCGCCGACCGGCTCGCCGTCCTCGCCGAGCGCGGCGCCACCCGCGTCAGCATCGGCGTCCAGAGCTTCGTCGCCGAGGAGGCCCGGGCGGCCGTGCGCCCCCAGCGCCGCGCCGATGTCGAGGCGGCGCTCGGCCGCATCCGCGACGCCCGCGTCCCCGTCCTCAACATCGACCTCATCTACGGCATCGACGGCCAGACCCCCGCCACCTGGCGCACCTCCCTGGACGCCGCCCTGGCCTGGCGCCCCGAGGAGCTCTACCTGTACCCCCTGTACGTCCGCCCCCTCACCGGACTCGCCCGGCGCACCGCGCTGACCGACCGGGCCTGGGACGAGCAGCGTCTGAGCCTCTACCGGCAGGGCCGCGACCACCTCCTCGCGCACGGCTACGAGCAGGTGTCGATGCGCATGTTCCGGCTGGCCGGTACGGCGCCCCAGGGCCCGGACGACCACGCCTGCCAGACGGACGGCATGATCGGCCTCGGCTGCGGCGCCCGTTCCTACACCTCCGCGCTGCACTATTCGTTCGACTACGCCGTCGACATGGGCGAGATCCGCGGGATCATCGACGACTACACCGCCACCGACGACTTCACCCGCGCCGTCCACGGCCGGCCCACCAACGGCGACGAGGCGCGCCGCCGCCACCTCCTCCAGTCGCTGCTCCAGGCGCAGGGCATGCCGGTCGCCGACTACCGGGAGCGGTTCGGCGCCGATCCGCACGAGGACTTCCCCGCCGAACTGGCCGCGTTCGCCGCCCGCGGCTGGCTCGACCAGGACGGCACGGGCCCGCTCCTGCGCCTCACCCCCGAGGGCCTGGCCCACTCCGACGCGCTCGGCCCCGAGCTGTTCTCACCGGCCGTACGGGCCGCCATGGCCGCCTACGAGGCCAAGTAG
- a CDS encoding STM4011 family radical SAM protein: MDLTLLYRGPLASCDYDCPYCPFAKRRDTTAQLRADRAALERFTGWARSRAGEDRLSLLFTPWGEGLVRSWYRRALVDLSHQPHVDRVAIQTNLSCRTDWLAEADPATLALWCTYHPGQTPFDRFLGKLRDLAGRGIRHSVGIVGLPENLEHARRLRAALPAHVYLWVNAADGHTYTDAEADTWTALDPLFPYSRHPHRSAGLPCRTGESVVSVDGDGTVRRCHFVRAELGNLYDDSYRTALGPRPCPLATCDCHIGYVHLETLPLYDVFAGGVLERVPATGTPPLPLVPLLRRPPAAG, encoded by the coding sequence GTGGACCTCACCCTGCTCTACCGCGGCCCGCTCGCCTCCTGCGACTACGACTGCCCGTACTGCCCCTTCGCCAAGCGGCGCGACACCACGGCCCAGCTGCGCGCCGACCGGGCCGCCCTCGAGCGGTTCACCGGCTGGGCGCGCTCCCGGGCCGGGGAGGACCGGCTCTCCCTGCTGTTCACCCCGTGGGGCGAGGGGCTCGTCCGCTCCTGGTACCGCCGCGCCCTCGTCGACCTCTCGCACCAGCCGCACGTCGACCGCGTCGCCATCCAGACCAACCTCAGCTGCCGCACGGACTGGCTCGCCGAGGCCGACCCCGCCACGCTCGCCCTGTGGTGCACCTACCACCCCGGGCAGACCCCGTTCGACCGCTTCCTGGGCAAGCTGCGCGACCTCGCCGGCCGGGGCATCCGCCACAGCGTCGGCATCGTCGGGCTCCCCGAGAACCTGGAGCACGCCCGCAGGCTGCGCGCCGCGCTGCCCGCCCACGTGTACCTGTGGGTGAACGCGGCCGACGGCCACACCTACACCGACGCCGAGGCCGACACGTGGACCGCCCTCGACCCGCTGTTCCCGTACAGCCGGCACCCGCACCGTTCCGCCGGACTGCCGTGCCGCACCGGCGAGTCGGTGGTCTCGGTGGACGGCGACGGCACGGTCCGCCGCTGCCACTTCGTCCGCGCCGAGCTCGGCAACCTCTACGACGACTCCTACCGGACCGCGCTCGGCCCGCGTCCGTGCCCGCTGGCCACCTGCGACTGCCACATCGGCTACGTCCACCTGGAGACGCTGCCGCTCTACGACGTCTTCGCGGGCGGTGTCCTGGAACGCGTCCCGGCGACCGGTACGCCCCCGCTCCCCCTGGTCCCCCTGCTCAGGAGGCCCCCGGCAGCCGGCTGA
- a CDS encoding amidohydrolase family protein has product MAVHAHGTEGIAAAVAAGVDGIEHCTWMGRTGFDVREDVVDAIAARGIAVCPAASPDWRGFAERFGRERAEEMFGRLRWMAERGVRLLPGTDAGVPHAVFDAFVSSLEFFEHIGLDPAEVVDLATTGAARALGIGGDTGRPAAGLRADLLVVDGDPLADLAALRSVRLVVAGGRVVSRLPGAS; this is encoded by the coding sequence GTGGCCGTCCACGCGCACGGGACCGAGGGCATCGCCGCCGCCGTGGCCGCCGGGGTCGACGGCATCGAGCACTGCACGTGGATGGGGCGGACGGGGTTCGACGTACGGGAGGACGTGGTCGACGCCATCGCGGCGCGCGGCATCGCCGTCTGCCCTGCGGCGAGCCCCGATTGGCGGGGATTCGCCGAGCGGTTCGGCCGTGAGCGGGCCGAGGAGATGTTCGGACGGCTCCGCTGGATGGCGGAGCGCGGCGTACGGCTGCTGCCCGGGACGGACGCGGGCGTCCCGCACGCCGTCTTCGACGCCTTCGTCTCCAGTCTGGAGTTCTTCGAGCACATCGGGCTGGATCCGGCCGAGGTCGTCGACCTGGCCACGACGGGCGCGGCACGGGCCCTGGGGATCGGCGGCGACACCGGCCGGCCGGCGGCCGGGCTCCGGGCCGATCTGCTGGTGGTGGACGGGGATCCGCTCGCCGACCTCGCCGCGCTGCGTTCGGTCCGGCTGGTCGTGGCCGGCGGGCGGGTGGTCAGCCGGCTGCCGGGGGCCTCCTGA
- a CDS encoding imidazolonepropionase-like domain-containing protein has translation MTTSTTGRGIVRTVLSAGRMVAGPGGRVVPDGAVLCDGGLIVAVGPRAEVEAQAGPGVPRLAFPEGTLLPGLIDSHVHLALDAGPDPVAGLQAASDAELHAAMADRAGRLLA, from the coding sequence ATGACGACCTCGACCACGGGAAGGGGCATCGTGCGGACGGTGTTGTCGGCGGGTCGGATGGTGGCGGGTCCGGGAGGCCGGGTGGTCCCGGACGGGGCCGTCCTGTGCGACGGGGGCCTGATCGTGGCGGTCGGGCCGCGCGCGGAGGTCGAGGCGCAGGCCGGGCCCGGGGTTCCCCGACTGGCCTTCCCCGAGGGCACCTTGCTCCCGGGCCTGATCGACTCCCACGTCCATCTCGCGCTCGACGCCGGCCCCGACCCCGTGGCCGGCCTCCAGGCCGCCTCGGACGCCGAGCTCCACGCCGCGATGGCCGACCGGGCCGGCAGGTTGCTCGCCTGA